A region from the Solibacillus sp. FSL H8-0523 genome encodes:
- the polX gene encoding DNA polymerase/3'-5' exonuclease PolX, translating into MNKKIIIRTLEKIALYMELQAENPFKVSAFRKAAAALEADERSLSEIEDITAIKGIGKGTAAVILELVETGKSSTLKELEAIVPKGLVPLMKLPGLGGKKLAKLYQELTITDAESLKAACEAGKVRELAGFAAKTEEKILKELENFGTRKERLPIWQLEPAVLEINALLESIPEVEKFSVAGSFRRVAETSKDIDFIVATSAYEVVREAILTRLAILETIAAGDTKVSVVLDREEPISVDFRLVKREEYATALHHFTGSKDHNVRMRQLAKSMGKKISEYGVEQEDGSVVTFETEEQFFAHFDLPFIPPTVRESGKELDRLDELDGLVQLQDIVSDLHMHTTWSDGAHNVEEMGQALIAKGYTHAVITDHSQYLKVANGLTPERLAQQKLDIYAFNEKNPKFRLYHGTEMDILPDGTLDFDDDVLKELDFVIASIHSSFTQSQDKIMARLKTAVENPYVHMIAHPTGRIVGERGGYDPDVPLLIDWAAEHGKIVELNANPYRLDLCIEHLQLAMEKNVKVAINTDAHAIDQLRFMEIGVKYAQKAWLNKELIVNTWSKEQFEAFIKR; encoded by the coding sequence ATGAATAAAAAGATCATTATTCGCACATTAGAAAAAATTGCGTTATATATGGAATTACAAGCTGAAAATCCGTTTAAGGTATCGGCATTTCGTAAAGCGGCTGCCGCACTTGAAGCAGACGAGCGAAGTCTAAGTGAAATTGAGGATATTACGGCTATTAAAGGCATTGGTAAAGGGACAGCTGCGGTGATTTTAGAATTAGTGGAAACAGGGAAATCTTCCACACTAAAAGAATTGGAAGCCATTGTACCAAAAGGGCTTGTACCCTTAATGAAGCTACCTGGCTTAGGCGGGAAAAAACTGGCGAAGCTCTATCAAGAGTTAACTATCACAGATGCAGAATCGTTAAAAGCGGCATGTGAGGCAGGGAAAGTCCGTGAATTAGCAGGCTTTGCGGCAAAGACGGAAGAGAAAATTTTAAAAGAGCTTGAAAACTTTGGCACACGCAAAGAACGTTTACCGATTTGGCAGCTTGAGCCGGCAGTACTTGAAATTAATGCGTTACTGGAAAGTATACCGGAAGTGGAGAAGTTCTCGGTAGCCGGCAGCTTCCGACGTGTAGCAGAAACGAGTAAGGATATTGACTTTATCGTTGCTACAAGTGCATATGAAGTCGTACGAGAGGCAATTTTAACACGCTTAGCCATTTTAGAAACAATTGCAGCGGGGGATACGAAGGTATCTGTTGTTTTAGACCGCGAAGAGCCGATTAGTGTCGATTTCCGTTTAGTAAAGCGTGAAGAATATGCGACGGCTTTACATCACTTTACCGGTTCCAAGGATCATAACGTCCGTATGCGTCAGCTGGCGAAATCAATGGGAAAAAAGATTAGTGAATACGGTGTTGAGCAAGAAGATGGCTCGGTTGTAACATTTGAAACCGAAGAGCAGTTTTTCGCACACTTTGATTTACCGTTCATTCCGCCGACTGTGCGTGAAAGTGGAAAAGAGCTAGACCGTTTAGACGAGTTGGATGGGTTAGTGCAATTACAAGATATCGTCTCCGATTTACACATGCATACAACATGGTCAGACGGTGCGCATAACGTAGAGGAAATGGGCCAAGCGCTCATAGCTAAGGGCTATACACACGCAGTCATTACCGACCACTCACAATATTTAAAAGTGGCAAACGGTTTAACGCCAGAGCGTTTAGCGCAGCAAAAACTCGATATTTATGCATTTAATGAAAAAAATCCAAAGTTCCGCTTATACCACGGGACAGAAATGGACATTTTACCAGATGGTACCTTAGATTTTGATGATGATGTACTAAAAGAGCTAGACTTTGTCATTGCGTCGATTCACTCAAGCTTCACACAATCTCAGGATAAAATTATGGCACGTTTAAAAACGGCTGTAGAAAATCCGTACGTGCATATGATTGCACATCCAACAGGTCGAATCGTTGGTGAACGTGGTGGCTATGACCCTGATGTGCCACTTTTAATTGATTGGGCAGCGGAGCATGGTAAAATAGTAGAGCTGAACGCCAATCCATACCGTTTAGATTTATGCATCGAGCATTTACAGCTAGCGATGGAGAAAAATGTGAAAGTCGCGATTAATACCGATGCGCATGCGATTGATCAGTTGCGCTTTATGGAAATCGGCGTGAAATATGCACAAAAAGCATGGTTAAATAAAGAGTTAATCGTCAATACATGGTCAAAAGAGCAATTTGAAGCCTTTATTAAAAGATAA
- a CDS encoding CvpA family protein has product MLDLFILAVFIISLIIGAKRGLIVQLINIASFLIALVVAIIYYKPLADKFVLWIPYPGFTEGSTMTLVLDSLDVDRTFYRVFAFALIFFAVKIALQILGSMFDFLTYLPVLSSVNYVLGAVLCFIEAYIILFIGLYVIALLPIESIQSIVDSSFLTGLILEHTPVITSIFQNWWYIYKN; this is encoded by the coding sequence ATGTTAGATTTATTTATTCTTGCAGTCTTTATTATTAGTTTAATTATTGGTGCCAAGCGTGGATTAATTGTGCAATTAATCAATATCGCAAGCTTTTTAATTGCGCTAGTAGTCGCGATTATTTACTATAAGCCACTTGCTGATAAATTTGTGCTATGGATTCCGTATCCAGGCTTTACGGAAGGTTCCACGATGACTCTAGTGCTAGATTCACTGGATGTCGATCGTACGTTTTACCGTGTATTTGCCTTTGCACTGATTTTCTTTGCGGTGAAAATTGCTTTACAAATTTTAGGTTCGATGTTTGATTTTTTAACGTATTTACCTGTACTAAGTTCGGTAAACTACGTATTAGGTGCGGTGCTATGCTTTATTGAGGCCTACATTATTTTATTTATCGGGTTATATGTCATTGCATTACTACCGATTGAATCGATTCAATCGATTGTCGACAGCTCGTTCTTAACAGGGCTAATACTCGAACATACACCAGTGATCACGAGCATCTTCCAAAACTGGTGGTATATTTATAAAAATTAG
- the zapA gene encoding cell division protein ZapA — protein MAEQEKNRISVEIYGHTYKMVGTESTGHMRLVASIVDDKMREISGLNPSLDSAKLAVLTAVNSVHDYLLLKEQYEQLEEQLKQLKG, from the coding sequence TTGGCTGAGCAAGAAAAGAATCGCATATCCGTAGAAATCTATGGGCATACATATAAAATGGTAGGAACAGAATCAACAGGTCATATGCGATTAGTCGCGTCGATTGTTGACGACAAGATGCGTGAAATTAGCGGACTGAATCCGTCATTAGATAGTGCCAAGCTTGCTGTCTTAACAGCAGTGAATTCCGTTCACGATTATTTATTATTAAAAGAGCAATATGAACAATTAGAAGAACAATTGAAACAGTTGAAGGGTTGA
- the rnhC gene encoding ribonuclease HIII yields the protein MTNIVLQVSSAIQQKIKMHYQTSLIERKAPGVIFAAKLADTAITAYKSGKVMFQGAGAQREAARWSTGATTTTSKITNTKGDKLPENFATFSVIGSDETGTGDYFGPVTVAAVYVPADKIALVQELGVKDSKQLTDEYMRKVAPDLMKVCPHSILTLRNDKYNAIQARGYSQGKIKALLHNQALKHVLTKIAPDKPDYILIDQFAERGIYYNHIKNEKQIIRENVLFSTKAENLHVAVATASILARYAFLKEMDHLAEIVGFPIQKGASGKVDEMAAKIWLKHGEETLKSMTKWHFANTEKARKLLQKKKG from the coding sequence ATGACAAATATTGTTTTACAAGTTTCTTCTGCGATTCAACAAAAAATTAAAATGCATTATCAAACTTCGTTAATCGAACGCAAGGCACCGGGTGTCATTTTCGCAGCTAAGCTTGCTGATACCGCCATTACCGCTTATAAATCCGGCAAGGTGATGTTTCAAGGTGCTGGTGCGCAGCGTGAAGCCGCACGTTGGTCTACGGGCGCTACCACAACGACATCAAAAATAACGAACACAAAAGGCGACAAACTACCTGAAAACTTTGCAACATTTTCTGTGATTGGCTCAGACGAAACCGGCACCGGCGATTATTTCGGACCTGTCACCGTTGCAGCGGTTTACGTGCCGGCTGATAAAATTGCACTTGTACAGGAGCTTGGTGTTAAAGATTCGAAGCAATTAACGGACGAGTATATGCGTAAGGTTGCACCAGACTTAATGAAAGTTTGTCCTCACAGCATTTTAACGCTACGTAATGATAAGTATAATGCCATCCAAGCACGTGGCTATTCACAAGGGAAAATCAAAGCGCTGTTACACAATCAAGCGTTAAAGCATGTATTAACAAAAATCGCACCCGATAAACCCGATTATATTTTAATCGACCAATTTGCTGAGCGCGGCATCTACTATAATCATATTAAAAACGAAAAACAAATTATTCGTGAAAATGTACTTTTTTCTACAAAAGCGGAAAATTTACATGTTGCAGTTGCTACAGCTTCGATTTTAGCGCGCTATGCATTTTTAAAAGAAATGGATCATCTAGCTGAAATTGTTGGCTTTCCCATACAAAAAGGCGCAAGCGGCAAAGTAGATGAAATGGCTGCAAAAATTTGGTTAAAGCACGGCGAAGAAACGCTGAAATCCATGACAAAGTGGCACTTCGCCAACACAGAAAAAGCACGAAAATTACTCCAAAAAAAGAAGGGATGA